The genomic DNA CGCCAGGAAGTTCTGGCTCGCTGCGTCAAGGCGTGCATCGACATCGGTTACCGTGGCGCGGGTACTTTCGAGTTCCTGTACGAGAACGGTCGTTTCTACTTCATCGAAATGAACACCCGTGTTCAGGTGGAGCATCCGGTTTCGGAAATGGTCACCGGTATCGACATCGTCAAGGAGATGCTCAGCATCGCCGCTGGCAACAAGCTGTCGTTCACGCAGGATGACGTGGTTATCCGCGGTCACTCGCTGGAATGCCGGATCAACGCTGAAGACCCGAAAACCTTCATGCCGAGCCCGGGCACGGTCAAGCATTTCCACGCCCCAGGCGGCAACGGCGTTCGCGTCGATTCGCACCTGTACAGCGGTTATGCGGTTCCGCCGAACTACGACTCGCTGATCGGCAAGCTGATCACTTACGGCGCCACCCGCGACGAAGCCATGGCACGCATGCGCAATGCCCTGGACGAAATCGTGGTTGACGGGATCAAGACCAACATCCCGCTGCACCGTGATCTGGTTCGTGACGAAGGCTTCTGCAAAGGGGGCGTGAACATTCACTACCTCGAGCACAAGCTGGCTGGCGAGAAGCACTAAGCTTCAGCCCGCACCAGACAAAGCCGCCTTCGGGCGGCTTTGTTGTTTCTGCAAACTACACAAACCCCTTGTGGGAGCGAGCCTGCTCGCGAAAGCGGTGTATCAGATCCATATGCATCTACTGACACTCCACTTTCGCGAGCAGGCTCGCTCCCACAGATCCCCACCGGTACAACATCTGCGCTACAAATGCCGCTCCCACAAACCCTGCGCGCTCGCGTAAACTTGCGCGCTTCTCGCAGGCCGCTAGGCTGCAATCATATTTTTTCAAAGGTGCCCGCCATGCCTTGGCTGCAAGTACGACTCGCCATCAGCCCGGAACAAGCCGAAACCTACGAAGACGCGTTCCTTGAAGTGGGCGCCGTGTCGGTGACCTTCATGGACGCCGAAGATCAACCGATCTTCGAACCGGAACTCAACACCACCCCGCTGTGGACGCACACGCACCTGCTGGCCTTGTTCGAGGGCGGCACCGAAGCTGCGCCGGTGCTGGCGCATCTGGAGCTGCTGACCGGCAGCCCGCTGCCTGAGCATCACAGCGAAGTCATCGAAGACCAGGATTGGGAGCGCAGCTGGATGGACGGTTTCCAGCCGATGCGTTTCGGCCAGCGCCTGTGGATCGTGCCGAGCTGGCACGCGGCTCCAGAGCCTGACGCGGTGAATCTGCTGCTCGATCCGGGCCTGGCGTTCGGCACCGGCACCCACCCGACCACCGCGTTGTGCCTGGAATGGCTCGACGGCCAGGATCTGAAAGACTGCAATGTGCTCGACTTCGGCTGCGGCTCGGGGATTCTGGCCATCGCCGCCCTGTTGCTCGGTGCCAAGGAAGCAGTCGGTACCGACATCGATGTGCAGGCGCTGGAAGCCTCGCGTGACAACGCCGGGCGCAACAACATTGCCCAAGAGCTGTTCCCGCTGTATCTGCCGCAAGATCTGCCACAGGTCAAAGCCGACGTGCTGGTCGCCAACATTCTGGCCGGCCCGCTGGTTTCGCTGGCCCCGCAACTGTCCAGCCTGGTCAAGTCCGGCGGGCGTCTGGCGCTGTCGGGCATCCTTGCCGAACAAGGTGATGAAGTCGCTG from Pseudomonas baetica includes the following:
- the prmA gene encoding 50S ribosomal protein L11 methyltransferase, translated to MPWLQVRLAISPEQAETYEDAFLEVGAVSVTFMDAEDQPIFEPELNTTPLWTHTHLLALFEGGTEAAPVLAHLELLTGSPLPEHHSEVIEDQDWERSWMDGFQPMRFGQRLWIVPSWHAAPEPDAVNLLLDPGLAFGTGTHPTTALCLEWLDGQDLKDCNVLDFGCGSGILAIAALLLGAKEAVGTDIDVQALEASRDNAGRNNIAQELFPLYLPQDLPQVKADVLVANILAGPLVSLAPQLSSLVKSGGRLALSGILAEQGDEVAAAYAQDFDLDPIANRDGWVRITGRRR